In Streptomyces durocortorensis, a genomic segment contains:
- a CDS encoding HEAT repeat domain-containing protein — protein MATPPDALIDDALDRADAGLLARHLDARTCPPELLARLLRHPAPRLRHLGLLLLTERTATPAAGGGGADQQDVLARLLPASPGASPEESLLLAELHSRLGAQRPGHRLPDWRTAELPARVRIAWLRAELLGDPAAVRTEPPGELLYRAVGAIAAAVVHRPDRLDRLVAELIGSRDPVLGTEALRLAREGLHAGLLAPASARAHLIRLLDAPDGEVVTGALRELAEPWAAVTPLELLPLSRLAGGPGTPGRREGGAAVADAALFAAARHGHQELLWRTAEDAASPPALRRRALELLGDSAERTDTGRLLAVAEPDPLLLAGPVLTALLGLHRRGHFPTGPDVRPLLALALGDHTLPADDVATVLYTCRRYLFDALVDAPPTAPDWPRRLELLVALAGQGATDVPIGEAVTRLLPAAPAAGPFLDAIRALRPPDAEEAVLALLPRAPGAALAALEAIGGARTREALAQGLGVADPTAVPGAAPAGAPVPAIAPELRPVRDRALELLWHLTDEPVQRRRLLSRLDPKNLPGAVEADLGAPDERELAVLRSRVDVDDPVGALCRIAGNAGRRTLPLVADLILRIVRDLAAPREPGPEPELPQEALSAVRALGRRLRGRARIRPVCLLGTTDGTAAGHALLSTTLLDLLERPGLSGGEQAVLLKALTQTAATPATRARVHRLLRSRDPQVRKHVIALLAHDTSGRDARALSATLVPLTADPDIRTVRQALLALGAARAVWAGEAVAACLDHPNMNVRKTAAATLVHAGAPASVPRILGRLGRDDNPGLRAALTRALRAVVGRAYAATLLAAAEAGTEARGRRLLLSALDGELTARAVLALDAQASPVVPLLLTLVADGGVRLADGSVEDLSEPLARHGVPAPPVAPNPSPCVPDPEVATLLRSGWDPALALRIARRATPPELTDVTAAAVREHPRARAQLEKWLALAESTREAGLPSRLLRCALRLCPAPWSADETALLARYAGTVADAFDEATGVGEASFAGELTGVLHAVAPELSGVQRFMVVEGLRTLPPGAGEAPDGYGAPALTAAATLTLLRELGAVLVRADLDRALDSAHLGADPWQAAPAVLGEAFGVPGPREVSGAAPEKDAGGGVSEAWRAELREAVRTPGALAELRGRGTSGAAGSRDLLAALVTAYPAAGPDVRGPLVDWMAELQPLDAPPWNVAETRTVVRAAAAPPRPVRADDLDQPRSAAQRARLLAMLEAPEPERRNTAVRALRTWPEPEVSLALLRAFLHGRVDLLPADLLGLAARAGQAHLAGQTADQVLAAEVVLPERALRWTGLLPEDDLPPLVPLLLKWWEHGPPAVRETARTALRRVPADALAHLLAPRIDAGELGLVDLLTGRPLLRTPTLTRALGRLRAEGRDSVADGLRLVDGPLRAPGTDSEDATVLDVLRAPASAPAVVAPRPSLPELLDLARTGTPEQTRRTLTRLVEEHAPPPGAEPDEALRELVEELLRHPRAGVRLHAHRTSRALFDRATHARLTGLLLSDPLPDVVRMAVRTLSRAAWEPALPDLVRLLGHARPVVRGAAREAVAGFGATAVPVLRRAEAHARPDRRSLYTDVLTEITDSGPGPDRRDGP, from the coding sequence ATGGCCACCCCACCGGACGCGCTGATCGACGACGCCCTCGACCGCGCCGACGCCGGACTCCTCGCCCGGCACCTCGACGCCCGGACCTGCCCGCCGGAGCTGCTCGCCCGGCTGCTCCGGCACCCGGCCCCCCGGCTGCGCCACCTCGGCCTCCTGCTCCTCACCGAACGCACGGCCACCCCGGCGGCAGGGGGCGGCGGGGCGGATCAACAGGATGTCCTGGCGCGCCTGTTGCCCGCATCGCCGGGCGCGTCCCCCGAGGAGTCCCTGCTGCTCGCGGAGCTCCACTCGCGGCTCGGCGCGCAGCGGCCGGGACACCGGCTGCCGGACTGGCGTACGGCGGAGCTGCCCGCGCGGGTACGGATCGCCTGGCTGCGGGCCGAACTCCTCGGTGACCCGGCCGCCGTCCGTACGGAACCGCCGGGCGAACTCCTGTACCGGGCCGTCGGCGCGATCGCCGCCGCCGTCGTGCACCGGCCCGACCGGCTTGACCGGCTCGTGGCCGAACTCATCGGCAGCCGGGACCCGGTCCTGGGGACCGAGGCGCTGCGGCTGGCCCGGGAAGGGCTGCACGCCGGGCTGCTCGCGCCCGCGTCCGCCCGCGCTCATCTGATCCGGCTGCTCGACGCGCCCGACGGCGAGGTCGTCACCGGGGCGCTGCGCGAACTCGCCGAGCCCTGGGCGGCGGTGACGCCCCTGGAACTGCTGCCGCTGTCCCGCCTGGCGGGCGGGCCGGGGACGCCGGGGAGGAGGGAAGGGGGCGCGGCGGTCGCCGACGCCGCTCTCTTCGCGGCGGCCCGCCACGGCCATCAGGAGCTGCTGTGGAGGACGGCGGAGGACGCGGCCTCACCCCCCGCCCTGCGCCGACGGGCGCTGGAACTGCTGGGCGATTCGGCCGAACGCACGGACACTGGACGCCTGTTGGCGGTAGCCGAGCCGGACCCCCTGCTGCTCGCGGGGCCCGTACTGACCGCTCTGCTCGGACTGCACCGGCGCGGCCACTTCCCCACCGGCCCGGACGTCCGGCCGCTTCTCGCCCTGGCCCTGGGGGACCACACGCTCCCGGCGGACGATGTCGCCACGGTCCTGTACACCTGCCGCCGGTACCTGTTCGACGCCCTCGTGGACGCACCGCCCACCGCCCCGGACTGGCCGCGCCGTCTGGAGCTGCTCGTCGCGCTGGCGGGGCAGGGCGCCACCGACGTGCCGATCGGTGAGGCGGTCACCCGGCTCCTTCCCGCCGCTCCGGCCGCGGGCCCGTTTCTCGACGCGATCCGTGCTCTGCGCCCGCCGGACGCCGAGGAGGCCGTGCTCGCCCTGCTGCCGAGGGCGCCCGGCGCCGCACTGGCCGCGCTGGAGGCCATCGGCGGAGCCCGTACGCGGGAGGCGCTCGCTCAGGGCCTGGGCGTGGCGGACCCGACGGCGGTCCCCGGTGCCGCCCCCGCCGGTGCGCCCGTGCCCGCCATCGCACCCGAGCTGCGCCCCGTACGCGACCGGGCCCTGGAACTCCTCTGGCACCTCACCGACGAGCCCGTCCAGCGGCGGCGGCTCCTCTCGCGGCTCGACCCCAAGAACCTCCCGGGAGCCGTCGAGGCCGACCTCGGGGCCCCGGACGAACGGGAACTGGCCGTTCTGCGCTCCCGGGTGGACGTCGACGACCCGGTGGGCGCACTGTGCCGGATCGCGGGGAACGCCGGAAGACGAACACTGCCCCTCGTCGCCGACCTGATCCTGCGCATCGTGCGCGATCTCGCCGCGCCCCGGGAGCCCGGCCCCGAACCGGAGCTGCCGCAGGAGGCGTTGAGCGCCGTGCGGGCCCTCGGCCGCCGACTCCGCGGACGTGCACGGATCAGGCCCGTCTGCCTGCTGGGCACCACCGACGGCACCGCAGCGGGCCACGCTCTGCTGTCCACGACGCTGCTCGACCTGCTGGAGCGCCCGGGTCTCTCCGGCGGCGAACAGGCCGTGCTGCTCAAGGCGTTGACGCAGACCGCCGCCACCCCCGCCACCCGCGCCCGCGTGCACCGGCTGCTGCGCAGTCGCGACCCGCAGGTGCGCAAGCACGTCATCGCCCTGCTGGCCCATGACACTTCGGGACGCGACGCCCGGGCCCTGTCGGCGACGCTCGTCCCCCTGACGGCCGACCCGGACATCCGGACCGTACGACAGGCCCTGCTGGCCCTCGGCGCGGCGCGGGCGGTCTGGGCGGGCGAGGCGGTCGCCGCGTGCCTCGACCACCCGAACATGAACGTCAGGAAGACGGCGGCGGCGACACTGGTCCACGCGGGCGCACCAGCCTCCGTCCCCCGTATCCTCGGACGGCTCGGCCGCGACGACAATCCGGGACTGCGGGCCGCGCTGACCCGGGCGCTGCGGGCCGTCGTGGGCCGTGCCTACGCCGCCACCCTCCTCGCCGCCGCCGAGGCGGGCACGGAGGCGCGCGGCCGCCGCCTGCTGCTGAGCGCGCTCGACGGCGAGCTGACCGCGCGTGCGGTGCTCGCCCTCGACGCGCAGGCTTCGCCGGTCGTCCCCCTCCTCCTGACGCTCGTGGCGGACGGCGGCGTCCGCCTCGCCGACGGTTCCGTCGAGGACCTGTCGGAACCACTGGCCCGGCACGGCGTTCCGGCGCCCCCGGTCGCCCCGAACCCGTCACCGTGCGTGCCCGATCCGGAGGTCGCGACCCTGCTGCGGTCGGGCTGGGACCCGGCGCTCGCCCTGCGGATCGCCCGTCGGGCCACGCCCCCGGAGCTCACCGACGTGACGGCCGCCGCTGTACGCGAACACCCGCGAGCTCGGGCGCAGTTGGAGAAGTGGCTCGCCCTGGCCGAGAGCACCCGCGAGGCCGGACTCCCAAGCCGTCTCCTGCGGTGCGCGCTGCGCCTGTGCCCGGCGCCCTGGTCCGCCGACGAGACGGCGCTCCTCGCCCGGTACGCCGGCACGGTGGCCGACGCGTTCGACGAGGCGACGGGGGTCGGCGAGGCATCGTTCGCGGGGGAGCTGACCGGCGTACTGCACGCCGTCGCGCCGGAGTTGTCCGGTGTCCAGCGCTTCATGGTCGTCGAGGGGCTGCGTACCCTGCCGCCCGGTGCTGGTGAAGCGCCCGACGGGTACGGGGCCCCGGCGCTGACGGCCGCTGCCACCCTGACCCTGCTCCGGGAGCTGGGCGCGGTGCTGGTCCGCGCCGATCTCGACCGGGCCCTGGACTCCGCCCACCTGGGCGCCGACCCCTGGCAGGCCGCGCCCGCCGTGCTCGGTGAGGCGTTCGGCGTACCGGGACCGCGGGAGGTGTCCGGAGCGGCGCCGGAGAAGGACGCCGGGGGCGGCGTATCGGAGGCGTGGCGTGCGGAGTTGAGGGAAGCGGTACGGACGCCCGGGGCGCTGGCGGAGCTCCGGGGGCGCGGCACCAGCGGTGCGGCCGGGTCCAGGGATCTGCTGGCCGCCCTCGTCACCGCGTACCCGGCGGCCGGACCGGACGTACGGGGGCCGCTCGTCGACTGGATGGCCGAGCTCCAGCCGCTCGACGCGCCGCCGTGGAACGTCGCTGAGACCAGGACGGTGGTACGGGCCGCCGCCGCGCCACCGCGTCCGGTGCGGGCGGACGATCTCGACCAGCCCCGGTCGGCCGCGCAGCGAGCCCGCTTGCTGGCCATGCTGGAGGCCCCGGAGCCGGAACGCCGGAACACCGCCGTGCGGGCCCTGCGGACCTGGCCCGAGCCGGAGGTGTCGCTCGCCCTGCTCCGGGCTTTCCTGCACGGTCGCGTCGACCTCCTCCCCGCCGACCTGCTCGGGCTGGCGGCTCGCGCGGGGCAGGCCCATCTTGCGGGGCAGACCGCCGACCAGGTCCTGGCCGCTGAGGTGGTACTGCCCGAACGGGCCCTCCGCTGGACGGGCCTGCTCCCCGAGGACGACCTGCCTCCGCTCGTCCCCCTGCTCCTGAAGTGGTGGGAACACGGCCCGCCCGCCGTGCGAGAGACCGCCCGCACCGCGTTGCGGCGGGTACCCGCGGACGCCCTCGCCCATCTGCTGGCACCCCGTATCGACGCGGGCGAACTCGGGCTCGTGGACCTGCTGACCGGTCGCCCCCTGCTTCGGACCCCGACGCTGACCCGGGCCCTGGGCCGACTGCGCGCCGAAGGCCGCGACAGCGTCGCAGACGGCCTCAGGCTCGTCGACGGTCCGTTGCGCGCACCCGGGACCGACAGCGAGGACGCCACCGTGCTGGACGTCCTGCGCGCCCCGGCCTCCGCCCCGGCGGTTGTGGCGCCCCGCCCGTCACTGCCGGAGCTGCTCGACCTCGCCCGTACGGGAACGCCCGAGCAGACCCGCCGTACGCTCACCCGCCTCGTCGAGGAGCACGCACCGCCGCCCGGGGCGGAACCGGACGAGGCCCTGCGCGAGCTGGTCGAGGAGCTGCTCCGCCACCCGCGTGCCGGGGTCCGGCTCCACGCCCACCGGACCTCGCGGGCCCTGTTCGACCGGGCCACCCACGCCCGGCTCACCGGGCTCCTGCTGTCCGACCCGCTGCCGGACGTGGTGCGCATGGCCGTCCGGACGCTCAGCCGCGCCGCCTGGGAACCGGCGCTGCCGGACCTCGTCCGGCTCCTCGGCCATGCCAGGCCCGTGGTCCGGGGTGCGGCCCGGGAGGCTGTCGCCGGGTTCGGGGCGACCGCGGTTCCCGTCCTGCGCCGGGCCGAGGCGCACGCCCGGCCCGACCGGCGGTCGCTCTACACCGACGTCCTCACCGAGATCACGGACTCGGGCCCCGGCCCTGATCGGCGCGACGGGCCCTGA
- a CDS encoding aldo/keto reductase, with the protein MIFMEQRTLGRTGRDVSAVGLGTWQLGADWGEVAESDALDILDASVESGVTFFDTADMYGDGRSEQLIGRYLTSRPDADVFVATKMGRRAEQVPENYVLDNFRAWNDRSRANLGTDTLDLVQLHCPPTGVYSSDAVYDALDTLVAEQRIAAYAVSVETCAEALTAIARPGVASVQIILNPFRLKPLDEVLPAAAAAGVGIIARVPLASGLLSGRYTKDTVFAPEDHRTYNRHGEAFDQGETFSGVDYATGLAAAAEFAELAPEGATPAQAALRWIIQQPGVTTVIPGARSSEQARANAAAASLPQLPQSTLDAVRELYDRSVRADVHGRW; encoded by the coding sequence ATGATCTTCATGGAGCAACGCACACTGGGCAGGACCGGCCGTGACGTGTCGGCCGTCGGACTGGGCACCTGGCAGCTGGGGGCCGACTGGGGCGAGGTCGCGGAGAGCGACGCCCTCGACATCCTCGACGCGTCGGTCGAATCCGGCGTCACCTTCTTCGACACGGCGGACATGTACGGAGACGGCCGGAGCGAACAGCTCATCGGCCGCTACCTCACGAGCCGTCCCGACGCGGACGTCTTCGTCGCCACCAAGATGGGCCGGCGCGCCGAACAGGTGCCGGAGAACTACGTCCTGGACAACTTCCGCGCCTGGAACGACCGTTCCCGGGCCAACCTGGGCACCGACACGCTCGACCTCGTGCAGCTGCACTGTCCGCCCACCGGCGTCTACTCCTCCGACGCGGTCTACGACGCGCTGGACACCCTGGTCGCCGAGCAGCGGATCGCGGCCTACGCGGTGAGCGTGGAGACCTGCGCCGAGGCCCTCACGGCCATCGCGCGCCCCGGCGTCGCGAGCGTGCAGATCATCCTGAACCCGTTCCGGCTCAAGCCCCTGGACGAGGTGCTCCCGGCGGCGGCCGCCGCGGGCGTCGGGATCATCGCGAGGGTCCCGCTGGCCTCCGGTCTGCTCTCCGGCAGGTACACCAAGGACACCGTCTTCGCGCCCGAGGACCACCGTACGTACAACCGCCACGGCGAGGCCTTCGACCAGGGCGAGACGTTCTCCGGTGTCGACTACGCGACCGGTCTCGCCGCTGCCGCCGAGTTCGCCGAGCTCGCCCCAGAGGGTGCCACCCCGGCCCAGGCCGCGCTGCGCTGGATCATCCAGCAGCCCGGCGTGACCACCGTCATCCCCGGCGCGCGCTCGTCCGAACAGGCGCGGGCCAACGCGGCGGCCGCATCCCTGCCGCAGCTGCCGCAGAGCACGCTGGACGCCGTACGGGAGCTGTACGACCGGTCTGTCCGCGCGGACGTGCACGGCCGATGGTGA
- a CDS encoding DNA polymerase ligase N-terminal domain-containing protein, giving the protein MHFDFRLEVDGVLKSWAVPRGPSENPSDRRLAVPTEDHPLEYREFEGVIPRGESGSGTVIVWDQGTYRPLGHDGQGGSVPFAESLGLGHATFWLYGKKLHGEFALTRIRKGDEPDSGGHEAWLLIKANDRLAVRGRPGSPDPYHARSARTGRTLHQVAAAARGDAG; this is encoded by the coding sequence ATGCACTTCGACTTCCGGCTGGAGGTCGACGGCGTACTCAAGTCGTGGGCGGTGCCCCGCGGCCCCTCGGAGAACCCCAGCGACCGCCGGCTCGCCGTGCCCACGGAGGATCATCCGCTGGAGTACCGCGAGTTCGAGGGGGTCATTCCCCGGGGCGAGTCCGGCAGTGGCACGGTCATCGTCTGGGACCAGGGAACCTACCGGCCGCTCGGACACGACGGGCAGGGCGGCTCCGTCCCCTTCGCCGAGTCGCTCGGCCTCGGGCATGCGACGTTCTGGTTGTACGGGAAGAAGCTGCACGGGGAGTTCGCGCTCACCCGCATCCGGAAGGGCGACGAGCCGGACAGCGGCGGCCACGAGGCCTGGCTGCTGATCAAGGCCAACGACCGGCTCGCCGTACGCGGCAGACCCGGCTCACCGGACCCGTACCACGCCCGGTCCGCCCGTACGGGACGCACGCTGCACCAGGTCGCGGCGGCGGCGCGGGGAGACGCGGGCTGA